The following coding sequences are from one Puniceicoccus vermicola window:
- a CDS encoding NAD(P)H-hydrate dehydratase, with translation MKIDAHPVLSCSASTEYEKAFFSSGQETEDILMYRAGRAIAAAVEDDFEEISGFPAQGKAVILAGKGHNAGDALICANTLLDRHPDLEVMVLLAFPVDSLRKNVRAPYELLRVRSEIHCIEEGDEITPLLKKFSRGRCIDLCIDGIFGMQCRPPLRGSPLAIIQAVNEFEHIRLRAAVDLPSGIGDESDPNAFEADFTYSTGIAKVPVVEDRSIAKVGRLRYLDLGFFQPRPDLKPEMCILRQNILWQLASFREPATYKRTYGHLLVLAGSDSMPGACLMATMAAANSGCGLLTVGTLESVARAGIPLQPEAMWKAIPSIEGTLHDGILEEVESRFDDFSCILIGPGLGRTQGVQDLVKKVIETVDKPIVVDADALVPDLQEHLQARPKEFSPVVLTPHPGEWKRIGGETFEDSGASSLTQFCQRNRCIVILKGPRTRIANAFNVYLSPFGGPVLARGGTGDLLAGMVSSLLSQDPKNPTSAATLATVWHGRAADCLARARGNWAVRTTLLLDFLPEALGFKH, from the coding sequence GTGAAAATCGACGCTCATCCGGTTCTTTCCTGTTCTGCCTCCACGGAATACGAGAAAGCCTTTTTCTCGAGCGGACAGGAAACCGAAGATATCCTAATGTATCGCGCCGGCCGCGCCATAGCGGCCGCAGTCGAGGATGACTTCGAAGAGATCAGCGGTTTTCCCGCCCAAGGGAAAGCCGTCATTCTCGCGGGGAAAGGACACAACGCCGGGGACGCCCTAATCTGCGCCAACACCCTCCTCGACCGTCATCCTGACCTTGAGGTCATGGTTCTGTTGGCCTTTCCCGTCGATAGCCTCCGCAAGAATGTCCGGGCTCCCTATGAGCTGCTGCGCGTCCGTAGCGAAATCCACTGCATTGAGGAAGGGGATGAGATCACCCCTCTACTGAAAAAGTTTTCCCGCGGCCGCTGCATTGACCTCTGCATCGACGGCATCTTCGGAATGCAGTGCCGTCCTCCTCTGCGGGGTTCCCCGCTCGCCATCATTCAAGCCGTCAACGAGTTTGAACACATTCGACTGCGGGCGGCGGTAGACCTCCCCTCTGGAATTGGCGATGAGTCTGATCCAAATGCTTTCGAAGCTGACTTCACCTACTCGACCGGAATCGCCAAGGTTCCGGTGGTGGAGGACAGGTCCATTGCGAAAGTAGGTCGTCTCCGCTACCTCGATCTCGGTTTTTTTCAACCGCGTCCGGACTTGAAGCCGGAGATGTGCATCCTCCGGCAGAATATCCTTTGGCAGTTAGCGTCCTTCCGCGAACCGGCAACCTATAAGCGCACCTACGGTCACCTACTCGTCTTAGCGGGGTCCGACTCCATGCCCGGTGCCTGCCTCATGGCCACCATGGCCGCGGCCAACTCCGGATGCGGGCTCCTCACCGTCGGAACCCTGGAATCCGTTGCCCGCGCTGGCATTCCCCTCCAGCCGGAAGCCATGTGGAAGGCAATTCCCTCGATTGAAGGAACTTTGCACGACGGAATCCTCGAAGAGGTGGAATCCCGATTCGATGATTTTTCCTGCATCCTGATTGGTCCCGGCCTCGGTCGCACCCAAGGCGTTCAGGATCTGGTCAAGAAAGTCATTGAGACGGTCGACAAGCCAATCGTGGTCGATGCGGACGCTCTCGTGCCGGATCTCCAAGAGCACCTCCAGGCCCGCCCCAAAGAGTTTTCACCCGTGGTCCTCACTCCCCACCCGGGCGAGTGGAAGCGGATCGGAGGAGAAACCTTCGAAGATAGTGGCGCGAGTTCGCTCACCCAATTCTGCCAACGTAACCGCTGCATCGTCATCCTGAAGGGACCCCGCACCCGGATCGCCAATGCCTTCAACGTCTACCTCTCTCCTTTTGGAGGGCCGGTTTTGGCCCGAGGAGGTACGGGCGACCTACTTGCCGGTATGGTGAGCTCGCTTCTCTCCCAGGACCCGAAGAATCCGACCTCAGCCGCCACTCTGGCCACCGTCTGGCACGGGCGAGCGGCAGACTGCCTGGCCCGCGCCCGGGGAAATTGGGCCGTTCGCACGACCCTCCTTCTCGATTTCCTCCCGGAAGCGCTCGGCTTCAAGCATTGA
- the acpS gene encoding holo-ACP synthase, translating into MTVPQIPEGTSVLGVGIDLIEVSRVMKALERQQERFRNRVFTDGELEYCDAIKFNGPHFAARFAAKEAVSKAFGTGIGEHLGWKSVEVVKDELGKPLIRLDEKGQMLLRQKQATDVLISLAHTRDHATAVAILIR; encoded by the coding sequence ATGACCGTTCCCCAAATTCCAGAAGGCACATCGGTCCTCGGGGTCGGCATTGATCTCATTGAGGTCTCGCGCGTCATGAAGGCTCTCGAACGGCAGCAAGAGCGTTTCCGCAACCGGGTTTTCACCGACGGGGAACTGGAATACTGCGACGCCATCAAGTTCAACGGCCCCCACTTCGCAGCCCGGTTCGCAGCCAAAGAAGCAGTCTCCAAAGCCTTTGGCACCGGCATCGGGGAACACTTGGGCTGGAAATCGGTCGAAGTCGTCAAGGATGAGCTCGGGAAACCGCTCATCCGTCTCGACGAAAAAGGCCAAATGCTTTTGCGCCAAAAACAGGCAACCGATGTGCTTATCAGTCTTGCCCACACGCGAGATCACGCCACGGCGGTCGCAATTCTCATTCGATAA
- a CDS encoding AraC family transcriptional regulator, which yields MASEVVKICIIRPTVILFEAAMQGSERIWTMLNCRFYVNEEDWNWNSGSRPHFNFWVATQGGGAVRVNGVEYRLHSGVVFLFNRTDQVVARGDPEQGKVGNFATHFIPDSLSEPELEMLSRRLSGRSFRDCLWLMPALRDLSRDFSFGGIPDDPRLGTRLRLIFGLLDNEPDRSRFNEGDREVGEVVERIRRNPASTYSVEEMARSCGLSVSRFSRRFRDLVGLPPNQFMVQERLRTAEMLLLGGNESIEHIAERLGYRDVYFFSRQFRRHRGVSPSRFRRGFNA from the coding sequence ATGGCAAGTGAGGTCGTAAAAATTTGCATCATCCGGCCGACCGTGATCCTCTTCGAAGCTGCCATGCAAGGGAGTGAACGGATTTGGACAATGCTAAATTGCCGGTTTTACGTGAATGAAGAAGACTGGAACTGGAACTCGGGATCACGGCCGCATTTCAATTTTTGGGTGGCGACTCAAGGAGGAGGTGCCGTCCGGGTGAACGGGGTGGAATACCGTCTTCATTCCGGCGTGGTTTTCCTCTTCAATCGGACAGACCAAGTGGTCGCAAGAGGAGATCCAGAGCAGGGGAAGGTTGGAAATTTTGCCACTCACTTTATTCCCGACTCCCTCTCCGAGCCCGAGCTTGAGATGTTATCCAGGCGCCTGAGTGGACGCTCTTTTCGCGATTGTCTCTGGCTGATGCCGGCTTTGCGGGATTTGTCCCGGGATTTCTCCTTTGGGGGCATCCCCGATGACCCGCGGTTGGGGACCCGCCTGAGATTGATTTTTGGCCTCCTCGACAATGAGCCGGACCGATCCCGTTTCAATGAAGGCGATCGCGAGGTCGGCGAGGTGGTGGAACGCATCCGGCGGAATCCGGCCTCGACCTATTCGGTTGAGGAAATGGCGCGCAGCTGCGGCCTCTCCGTCTCGCGATTCTCGCGAAGGTTTCGGGATCTCGTCGGTCTGCCTCCGAATCAATTCATGGTGCAGGAGAGATTGCGTACGGCCGAGATGCTCCTGCTGGGAGGGAATGAAAGCATCGAGCACATCGCCGAGCGGCTCGGATATCGGGACGTCTATTTCTTTAGTCGGCAGTTTCGCCGGCATCGGGGAGTTTCGCCTTCCCGCTTTCGGCGTGGGTTCAATGCTTGA